One stretch of Marinobacterium iners DNA includes these proteins:
- the tnpB gene encoding IS66 family insertion sequence element accessory protein TnpB (TnpB, as the term is used for proteins encoded by IS66 family insertion elements, is considered an accessory protein, since TnpC, encoded by a neighboring gene, is a DDE family transposase.): protein MPEIYLYCEPIDFRKQANGLAVLVEQELGHSPFTGALYAFTNRQRNKIKCLMWEDNGFILYYKALAEEKFKWPSPADELMPLTGEQINWLLDGYDISLLQGHKTLHYEAVG, encoded by the coding sequence ATGCCGGAGATCTATCTGTACTGTGAGCCCATTGATTTTCGCAAGCAGGCCAATGGTCTGGCGGTGCTGGTTGAGCAGGAGCTGGGACATAGCCCTTTTACCGGTGCCCTGTATGCCTTCACCAACCGGCAGCGCAATAAGATCAAGTGCCTGATGTGGGAAGACAACGGCTTCATCCTCTATTACAAGGCGCTGGCCGAGGAGAAGTTCAAGTGGCCAAGCCCGGCTGATGAGCTCATGCCGTTGACCGGCGAACAGATCAACTGGTTGCTCGATGGTTATGACATCAGCCTGCTGCAAGGCCATAAAACCTTGCATTATGAGGCCGTTGGATAG
- the tnpA gene encoding IS66 family insertion sequence element accessory protein TnpA, which yields MNSAERTYHWQQHIEHWRDTGLSGVAFCKQQSLSYHQFVYWRRKLEGTDDATDTERTPTSGFARVTQVAASPLSDDLTLRLPGGMAITGLHAGNVDLLGAILRQL from the coding sequence ATGAACTCAGCCGAGCGCACTTACCACTGGCAACAGCACATTGAACACTGGCGTGATACCGGACTGTCCGGCGTCGCTTTCTGCAAACAGCAATCGCTGTCCTATCACCAGTTTGTCTATTGGCGCCGCAAGCTCGAAGGTACAGATGATGCGACCGATACCGAGCGTACACCAACATCCGGCTTTGCTCGCGTCACCCAGGTGGCCGCTTCACCGCTATCGGATGATCTGACCCTGAGGCTTCCGGGTGGCATGGCCATTACAGGGCTGCATGCCGGTAATGTCGATCTGCTCGGTGCGATCCTGAGGCAGCTCTGA
- a CDS encoding HNH endonuclease domain-containing protein, with product MVRKLVDHQLSVGSVECVWTAKDLSRNRYEVDHCFPWSRWNNNDLWNLLPATQQANAVKSEKLPADFLLKQARPRVVDWWENAIIGTEREQQFYSEAEAALPMLGEHRTLDAVFEGMLQQRLRLKTNLRLVEWLGV from the coding sequence TTGGTACGCAAATTGGTTGACCATCAGTTGTCTGTCGGTTCTGTGGAGTGTGTCTGGACGGCAAAAGACCTGTCTCGTAACCGCTATGAAGTTGATCACTGCTTTCCTTGGTCTCGATGGAATAACAATGACCTTTGGAATCTACTGCCGGCTACCCAGCAAGCCAATGCAGTAAAATCCGAGAAGCTTCCTGCCGACTTCCTACTGAAGCAAGCCCGGCCACGAGTGGTTGATTGGTGGGAGAATGCCATTATTGGTACCGAGCGTGAACAACAGTTTTATTCCGAAGCAGAGGCAGCGCTTCCTATGCTCGGTGAGCATCGGACGTTGGATGCTGTATTCGAAGGGATGCTACAGCAACGTTTGCGCCTTAAAACCAACTTGAGACTGGTGGAGTGGTTGGGGGTGTGA
- a CDS encoding plasmid pRiA4b ORF-3 family protein produces the protein MATQSSTLYQLHIELENVQPAVWRRLLLPAEMRLSELHPILQAAMGWQDMHYYCFVTADQRFFTDEEVIDQGFDEWQDDTTARLQDVLTTTKSELFYEYDFGDGWRHRIRLEKSLPLIGAQPSEAICLAGENACPPESCGGVPGYERLVTILKDPQHDEYDELCDWLGTDSFDPAHFDKKSVNARLEAMHHYSPLLVHDELFEAFKSVQPEIDRLLKQGEFESDMIRQAFIDQFLLHIM, from the coding sequence ATGGCCACCCAGTCCAGCACTCTTTATCAACTTCACATTGAATTGGAGAACGTTCAACCTGCTGTGTGGCGCCGCCTTCTGCTACCCGCCGAGATGAGACTCAGTGAGCTGCATCCCATTTTGCAAGCCGCGATGGGGTGGCAGGATATGCACTACTACTGCTTCGTCACCGCTGACCAGCGATTCTTCACTGATGAAGAAGTCATCGACCAAGGCTTTGATGAATGGCAGGACGATACAACGGCTCGTTTGCAGGATGTACTGACGACCACCAAATCGGAGCTGTTCTACGAATACGACTTTGGTGACGGCTGGCGACATCGTATTCGTCTGGAAAAATCACTGCCATTAATTGGCGCACAACCGAGCGAGGCAATCTGCCTGGCCGGTGAAAACGCCTGCCCACCCGAGTCCTGTGGTGGAGTACCCGGTTATGAGCGACTGGTCACCATCCTGAAAGACCCTCAGCATGATGAGTATGACGAGTTATGTGACTGGCTGGGCACTGACTCCTTTGATCCTGCTCACTTCGATAAAAAGTCTGTTAATGCCCGATTGGAGGCGATGCACCACTACAGCCCGTTGCTGGTTCATGATGAGCTCTTTGAGGCCTTCAAGTCCGTACAGCCTGAAATTGACCGGCTGTTAAAGCAGGGTGAGTTTGAGTCCGACATGATTAGACAGGCATTTATTGATCAGTTTTTGCTTCACATCATGTGA
- a CDS encoding HD domain-containing protein: MNISNTLADHTQPYHDLLRITSLVTHTDQDGEPVHELKLSCWSMTYTAFANSQCWIEADALGHLSLVEVMGHCVWEDQIPVLYLTYIGKPKLDQFMSLPCLYTLPRDLCPLPDISDQLVHAVVGLKTKPLQHFVKLVLERRDRLQAFMQLPASQNDHHAYPGGLLEHSLSVARNVIGMIQLNEPEMPIEMQEAGFIAGLLHDIGKTRTYRKGGFQQPMALLMDHDQLTLELCAVGLSYLDRAIPEIATMLRHVWTCASPGARYGKPAMTTLARYLRDADGQSAMSNTHKRVSRNYSKRGMLSSKHQRLWLPATNQPVYTSA, encoded by the coding sequence ATGAACATTTCTAACACCTTGGCTGACCATACACAGCCGTATCACGACCTTCTGCGCATCACCAGCCTGGTCACCCACACCGATCAGGACGGAGAACCTGTTCATGAGTTGAAACTCAGCTGCTGGAGCATGACATATACGGCATTTGCCAACTCACAGTGCTGGATCGAGGCCGATGCATTAGGTCACCTGTCGCTGGTTGAGGTAATGGGGCACTGTGTCTGGGAGGATCAGATCCCCGTCCTCTACCTGACCTATATTGGCAAGCCCAAGCTGGACCAGTTTATGTCTCTTCCCTGCCTCTATACTCTGCCTCGGGACCTCTGTCCTTTGCCGGATATTTCAGACCAGCTGGTACATGCAGTTGTTGGCTTGAAAACCAAGCCCCTTCAGCACTTCGTGAAGCTGGTACTTGAGCGACGTGATCGCCTGCAAGCGTTCATGCAACTGCCGGCCAGTCAGAATGATCATCACGCCTACCCAGGGGGATTGCTTGAGCATTCACTGTCGGTTGCACGTAATGTGATTGGCATGATCCAACTGAACGAGCCCGAAATGCCGATCGAGATGCAAGAAGCTGGATTCATCGCCGGGCTCCTGCACGACATTGGTAAGACGAGGACCTATCGCAAGGGTGGCTTTCAGCAACCCATGGCATTGCTAATGGATCATGACCAGCTGACCCTTGAGCTGTGCGCCGTCGGTTTATCCTACTTGGATCGTGCAATACCGGAAATTGCAACAATGTTGCGGCATGTTTGGACCTGCGCATCACCCGGGGCTCGCTATGGAAAACCCGCAATGACAACTCTGGCTCGGTATCTCCGGGATGCCGATGGCCAAAGCGCCATGAGTAACACCCATAAACGGGTTTCACGCAACTATTCAAAGCGGGGGATGCTCAGCAGCAAGCACCAGCGCCTTTGGCTCCCCGCCACCAATCAACCTGTGTACACGTCAGCTTGA
- a CDS encoding site-specific integrase has translation MDFNYMGVRCREQTALPDTPSNKKKVEALLKRIEALIVLDQFNYADFFPTSKNVKKFAEKPNFVAATENNEKNNGSSCPLFSEFAEQWFSEVKIEWRNSHIRNVRSLLDSSILPFFGEKPLDQITKGDLMEYRSQQSKLPGRNGNTFISAKSLNNRMGLVKLIMDEASDRFGFENPYRNIKPLRLQKVHIEPFSLLEVNRIIENVREDYRNYYTLRFFTGMRSGEIDGLKWEYIDFDKRQILVRETLIAGQTEYTKTDGSQREIPMLGPVYDALKDQFQSTGRLSPYVFCNTEGKPLDQNNVTKRVWYPLLRYLGLKKRRPYQTRHTCATLLLASGEVAEWVARFLGHSSTEMLFKVYSRYIPNLTRMDGSAFENLVRTHKDKNDQSSD, from the coding sequence ATGGATTTCAACTACATGGGTGTGCGCTGCCGGGAACAGACCGCCCTGCCCGATACCCCGTCAAACAAGAAGAAGGTAGAGGCTTTGCTGAAGCGCATCGAAGCATTGATTGTGCTCGACCAGTTCAACTATGCGGATTTTTTCCCAACCAGTAAAAATGTCAAAAAGTTTGCTGAAAAGCCTAATTTTGTTGCAGCAACTGAGAACAACGAGAAGAACAACGGCAGCAGCTGCCCTCTCTTCTCTGAGTTTGCCGAGCAGTGGTTCTCTGAGGTCAAAATTGAATGGCGTAACTCGCATATCCGCAATGTGCGCTCACTGCTGGACAGTTCTATCTTGCCGTTTTTTGGTGAAAAACCGCTCGATCAGATCACCAAGGGCGATCTGATGGAGTATCGCAGCCAGCAGTCAAAGCTGCCAGGACGCAACGGGAACACGTTCATCTCAGCCAAAAGCCTGAACAACCGCATGGGTCTGGTGAAGCTGATCATGGACGAAGCATCGGATCGCTTCGGTTTTGAGAATCCTTATCGGAACATCAAGCCACTCAGGTTGCAAAAGGTACACATCGAGCCGTTCTCGCTGCTTGAAGTCAACCGCATCATTGAAAACGTGCGTGAAGACTACCGCAACTACTACACCCTGCGGTTCTTTACCGGCATGCGCTCTGGCGAGATCGATGGTCTCAAATGGGAATACATCGACTTCGACAAACGCCAGATTCTGGTTCGAGAGACCTTGATCGCTGGTCAGACGGAATACACCAAGACCGATGGCTCGCAGCGGGAGATTCCGATGCTCGGCCCTGTGTATGACGCGCTGAAAGACCAGTTCCAGAGTACCGGCAGGTTGAGCCCCTATGTGTTCTGCAACACCGAAGGCAAGCCATTGGACCAAAACAACGTTACCAAGCGTGTCTGGTATCCGCTCCTGCGTTACCTAGGACTCAAAAAGCGCCGTCCTTATCAGACCCGCCATACCTGCGCCACGCTGCTGCTGGCATCCGGCGAGGTCGCAGAGTGGGTTGCACGATTCCTTGGGCACTCCTCCACGGAAATGCTGTTCAAGGTCTATTCGCGCTATATCCCTAACCTGACGCGAATGGACGGCTCTGCATTTGAAAACCTTGTTCGCACTCACAAAGACAAGAACGACCAGTCATCCGACTGA
- a CDS encoding helix-turn-helix domain-containing protein: MIRYHLKELIAEKEFQEKRRITVSEIAQKTGINRMTLSKMLNHQGSSTVTDNLDKLCFYFNCEIESLITHVKDEGGEGDPLT, encoded by the coding sequence ATGATTCGTTATCACCTCAAGGAACTGATCGCCGAAAAGGAATTCCAGGAGAAAAGAAGGATTACTGTTTCTGAGATTGCACAGAAAACGGGAATCAACAGGATGACCCTGTCGAAGATGTTGAACCACCAAGGCAGTAGTACGGTGACGGATAACCTGGATAAGCTCTGTTTTTACTTCAATTGTGAGATTGAGAGCCTCATAACGCATGTCAAAGATGAGGGGGGAGAGGGCGACCCTCTGACTTAG
- a CDS encoding PilZ domain-containing protein, translating to MKPRIHIPELADNGRRAYRLKVNEDDPIWVEIQGMSVHLEDLSETGIAFFAEADLSLQCYPVRLKFQINDRAFSFDCSLQLVRQVNELWCGDLSDLSEFEHRMLSQFVTWCQTRAIRRDRMKT from the coding sequence ATGAAACCAAGGATCCATATTCCAGAGCTTGCCGACAACGGACGCAGAGCCTATCGCCTCAAGGTCAACGAGGACGACCCTATCTGGGTTGAAATACAGGGTATGAGCGTACACTTGGAAGACCTGTCTGAAACCGGCATCGCCTTTTTTGCTGAAGCAGACCTGTCGCTCCAGTGCTATCCGGTCAGGCTGAAATTCCAGATTAATGATCGCGCATTCAGTTTTGACTGCTCACTCCAGCTGGTGCGCCAGGTAAACGAGCTCTGGTGTGGTGACCTGTCGGACCTGTCCGAGTTTGAGCACAGAATGCTGTCGCAGTTCGTAACCTGGTGCCAAACACGTGCCATCCGACGCGATAGAATGAAAACGTAA
- a CDS encoding flagellar motor protein MotB: protein MSSRRRELTDDSGSPGWLMTYADLMTLLLVFFVLLFSMSNLEKERFADAMRSFQSAFQRAVSGAPNSIVPLEHNAPTTDSTEINDTILQTPEERPQSDQDSDADQKARALELEWQQLTRDMQRAFELMQMQDAVEIGAPKDGKLSLRVKGAALFGSGSAEFNRAMLPMLDALLETLVINPGYKLEIQGHTDDIPISTAQFPSNWELSAVRATTVLRYMVDAGINPKRLTATGYGSSIPLVPNISPENRAINRRIEFVLEKRAVEQ from the coding sequence GTGAGCAGTCGTCGACGTGAGCTGACAGACGACTCCGGCTCTCCAGGCTGGTTGATGACATATGCCGACCTAATGACGCTGCTGCTGGTGTTCTTTGTTTTGCTGTTTTCCATGTCCAACCTGGAAAAGGAACGCTTTGCTGATGCGATGCGTTCATTCCAGAGCGCTTTCCAGCGTGCCGTCTCCGGTGCGCCCAACAGTATCGTGCCGCTGGAGCATAACGCCCCAACCACTGACTCAACCGAAATTAACGATACCATTTTGCAAACGCCCGAAGAGCGTCCACAGTCCGATCAGGATTCTGATGCGGACCAGAAAGCACGCGCACTGGAGCTGGAGTGGCAGCAGCTGACGCGTGATATGCAGCGAGCGTTTGAGCTGATGCAGATGCAGGATGCGGTCGAAATCGGCGCACCCAAAGATGGCAAGCTGTCTCTGCGCGTCAAGGGAGCAGCCCTGTTTGGCTCCGGCTCTGCCGAGTTCAATCGCGCCATGCTGCCGATGCTGGATGCACTGCTTGAGACGCTGGTAATCAACCCAGGCTACAAGCTGGAAATTCAGGGTCATACCGATGATATTCCGATCAGCACAGCTCAGTTCCCGTCAAACTGGGAATTGTCGGCCGTACGTGCCACCACAGTACTGCGCTATATGGTCGATGCGGGTATCAACCCCAAACGGCTGACGGCAACCGGCTATGGCTCTTCAATTCCGCTTGTACCGAACATATCGCCAGAAAACAGGGCCATTAACCGCCGCATTGAATTCGTTTTGGAAAAACGGGCTGTAGAACAATGA
- a CDS encoding motility protein A, which produces MDFASLLGIFSGIALIVSAILLGGDPDVFVNIPGLMIVAGGTIAATLLTVQFKDVLNAFKAAWIVFTQDKTNAQEMIDTMLELSRVSHRHGLLKLGDVESDSHVLKRACNLLAEAASEQVIRNTLQNEIDSLIARHHSVQDVFRKMAAYAPAFGMLGTLIGLIQMLSQLSNPETIGPAMAVALLTTFYGSLLATMVFLPIAGKLHARTLSEVTNLEIIREGCISILTNDHYMHVYEQLASYLPEAQRKPIKIGKAQKPGEENAKAARKKPEASR; this is translated from the coding sequence ATGGATTTCGCCTCACTTCTCGGGATTTTTTCAGGCATTGCCCTGATCGTCAGCGCCATCCTGTTGGGCGGCGACCCCGATGTATTTGTCAACATCCCCGGCCTGATGATCGTAGCCGGCGGGACTATTGCAGCCACCCTGCTGACAGTACAGTTCAAGGATGTACTGAACGCCTTTAAGGCGGCCTGGATCGTATTCACCCAAGACAAAACCAACGCACAGGAAATGATCGACACCATGCTCGAGCTGAGCCGGGTATCACACCGTCACGGTCTGTTGAAACTGGGGGATGTGGAAAGTGATTCTCACGTACTGAAGCGCGCCTGCAACCTGCTGGCCGAAGCCGCATCCGAGCAAGTAATAAGGAACACCCTGCAGAATGAGATCGATTCACTGATCGCACGTCATCACTCGGTACAGGACGTGTTTCGCAAGATGGCAGCCTATGCACCGGCTTTCGGCATGCTGGGCACCCTGATCGGTCTGATCCAGATGCTCAGTCAATTGAGCAACCCGGAAACCATTGGCCCCGCGATGGCCGTTGCTCTTTTGACAACCTTCTATGGTTCGCTTCTGGCCACCATGGTGTTCCTGCCCATTGCCGGCAAACTCCACGCGCGCACCCTGTCTGAGGTCACCAATCTGGAGATTATTCGGGAAGGCTGCATCAGTATCCTCACCAATGACCATTACATGCATGTCTACGAACAGCTGGCCTCCTACCTGCCCGAAGCCCAGCGCAAGCCGATTAAAATCGGCAAGGCACAAAAGCCCGGTGAAGAGAATGCCAAAGCAGCTCGCAAGAAGCCCGAGGCTTCGCGGTGA
- a CDS encoding DUF72 domain-containing protein, which yields MSSDYYIGLPQWKHPQWDNSFQTDAQQSDLAQYAACFNSVEGNTTFYGLPGRDTLLRWQSQTSADFRFCFKFPQSISHAARLRGCGAELAAFLDHMLLLEQRLGMLCLQLPASFGPNDLTLLERFLQQLPAGVRYGVEVRHQAFFQGGEPERCLNRLLMETGINRVSFDTRALFANPAADPVSREALQQKPDLPLRVLATGLTPMVRFIAPLALEQGYQWLEPWVGQVLKWIDEGRTPFIFMHSPDNARAPELARWFAQRLEQQRPGICGFVDWATQPRRQPGLF from the coding sequence ATGTCGTCAGACTACTATATTGGCCTGCCGCAATGGAAACATCCGCAGTGGGATAACAGTTTCCAGACGGATGCACAGCAATCCGATCTGGCTCAGTATGCCGCCTGCTTCAATTCAGTGGAAGGTAATACGACCTTCTATGGGCTGCCCGGGCGCGATACGTTGTTGCGTTGGCAGAGCCAAACGTCTGCAGATTTCCGTTTCTGCTTCAAATTTCCCCAAAGCATCAGCCATGCAGCGCGTCTGCGCGGTTGCGGAGCTGAACTGGCTGCGTTTCTGGATCATATGCTGTTGCTGGAGCAGCGGTTGGGAATGCTCTGTCTGCAGCTGCCTGCCAGCTTCGGGCCTAACGACCTGACTCTGCTTGAACGATTTCTGCAACAGCTGCCAGCCGGTGTGCGTTACGGGGTAGAGGTTCGGCATCAGGCGTTTTTTCAGGGCGGGGAGCCGGAGCGCTGTCTGAACAGACTGCTGATGGAAACGGGGATCAATCGGGTCAGTTTTGATACCAGAGCTCTGTTTGCCAACCCGGCGGCTGACCCTGTCAGTCGAGAGGCACTTCAGCAGAAACCGGATCTGCCACTGAGAGTATTGGCGACAGGGTTAACACCCATGGTGAGATTCATTGCACCGCTGGCACTGGAGCAGGGCTATCAGTGGCTTGAACCCTGGGTTGGACAGGTACTGAAATGGATTGATGAGGGCAGGACCCCCTTCATATTCATGCACTCGCCCGATAATGCGAGGGCGCCTGAGCTGGCGCGCTGGTTTGCACAGAGGCTGGAGCAACAGCGGCCCGGGATTTGTGGCTTTGTCGACTGGGCAACGCAGCCCCGGCGTCAACCGGGGCTGTTCTGA
- the apaG gene encoding Co2+/Mg2+ efflux protein ApaG, with the protein MNPAHRQEETEKLMQNLDYSRNIEIRVDTAYLPEQSEPEAHRFVFSYRISITNNNTESVQLLSRRWRITDGNEHVQEVEGEGVVGEKPVIEPGHTYEYTSGTVLATEVGSMQGHYHMVTGDNQGFDAQIPPFTLAQPNALH; encoded by the coding sequence ATGAACCCTGCTCACAGGCAAGAGGAAACCGAAAAACTGATGCAAAATCTGGACTACAGTCGAAACATCGAGATCCGTGTCGACACCGCCTACCTGCCGGAACAGTCCGAGCCAGAGGCGCACCGTTTTGTTTTTTCCTACCGAATCAGCATTACCAACAACAATACCGAAAGTGTTCAGCTCTTGAGCCGACGCTGGCGCATCACCGACGGCAATGAACATGTTCAGGAAGTTGAGGGTGAGGGCGTGGTTGGAGAAAAACCAGTCATCGAACCTGGCCATACCTACGAGTACACCAGTGGCACCGTGCTTGCTACTGAGGTTGGCAGCATGCAGGGACACTACCATATGGTAACGGGTGACAATCAAGGCTTTGACGCTCAGATCCCCCCGTTCACTCTGGCTCAGCCCAACGCACTGCACTGA
- the rsmA gene encoding 16S rRNA (adenine(1518)-N(6)/adenine(1519)-N(6))-dimethyltransferase RsmA produces the protein MSKKPVGHKARKRFGQNFLHDQGVIGRIIRAINPQPGEHMVEIGPGLGALTEELLDACNGELDAVELDRDLIPVLRTQFFRYADTFTIHEADALKFDFESLKQDERPLRIVGNLPYNISTPLIFHLLSFNGLIKDMHFMLQKEVVERLAAGPGENHYGRLGIMAQYYCRIEPLFIVPPEAFSPAPKVDSAIVRLVPFAEPPVPAKDVHLLQTVVRTAFGQRRKTLRNNLKTLIDADQLEQLGIDPGLRPERLTLAQFVSISDALTA, from the coding sequence ATGAGTAAAAAACCCGTTGGACACAAGGCGCGCAAGCGTTTTGGTCAGAACTTTCTGCACGATCAGGGCGTCATAGGACGTATCATCCGTGCCATTAACCCTCAGCCGGGCGAACATATGGTCGAAATCGGCCCGGGGCTTGGAGCTCTGACTGAAGAACTGCTGGACGCCTGCAATGGCGAACTGGATGCCGTGGAGCTGGATCGGGACCTGATTCCGGTCCTGCGCACGCAGTTTTTCCGTTATGCCGACACCTTCACCATCCATGAAGCCGATGCACTCAAGTTCGACTTTGAGAGCCTGAAACAGGATGAACGGCCGTTGCGCATTGTGGGTAACCTGCCCTATAACATCTCGACACCGTTGATCTTTCACCTGCTCAGCTTCAATGGCCTCATTAAGGATATGCACTTCATGCTGCAAAAGGAGGTCGTTGAGCGCCTGGCCGCAGGTCCGGGTGAAAACCACTACGGCCGACTGGGGATTATGGCCCAGTATTATTGCCGTATAGAGCCTCTGTTTATCGTGCCTCCGGAGGCTTTTTCGCCAGCACCCAAGGTCGACTCAGCCATCGTTCGTCTGGTCCCCTTTGCCGAACCCCCGGTTCCGGCAAAGGATGTGCACCTGTTGCAAACAGTCGTGCGTACCGCCTTCGGTCAGCGCCGTAAAACACTGCGCAACAACTTGAAAACACTGATTGATGCCGATCAGCTGGAACAGCTGGGCATCGACCCGGGACTACGCCCGGAGCGGCTGACACTGGCACAATTTGTCAGCATCAGCGATGCTTTGACTGCGTGA
- the pdxA gene encoding 4-hydroxythreonine-4-phosphate dehydrogenase PdxA, with product MSCPRLALTPGEPAGIGPELCVQLAQQAFPCQLVAVADPELLRQRAAALGLELEVLPFNSVEPAAPAQPGAIYCQPVQLTAKSEPGLLNPANASYVLETLRQATLGCLSGSFDALITAPVHKGVINDAGIAFTGHTEFLEEMTGSHKVVMMLATEGLKVALATTHLPLAAVSAAITQPLLRDVITVLLHDLKRSFGIKQPRILVAGLNPHAGEGGHMGREEIDVIEPILAELRQHGADLVGPLPADTLFTEHHLKDADAVLAMYHDQGLPVLKYKGFGRAANITLGLPIIRTSVDHGTALDLAGTGLADIGSLQTALRFALDMARHQSGN from the coding sequence GTGAGTTGCCCACGCCTTGCCCTCACCCCCGGGGAGCCTGCCGGTATAGGCCCTGAGCTCTGCGTACAGCTGGCCCAGCAGGCGTTTCCCTGCCAGCTGGTTGCCGTAGCGGACCCGGAGCTGCTGCGCCAGCGTGCTGCAGCCCTGGGGCTTGAACTTGAAGTACTCCCCTTCAACAGTGTCGAACCTGCTGCGCCCGCTCAGCCTGGAGCCATTTACTGCCAGCCGGTACAGCTCACGGCCAAAAGTGAACCCGGCCTGCTGAACCCGGCCAACGCTTCCTATGTGCTGGAAACGTTGCGACAGGCAACTCTGGGCTGCCTTTCCGGCAGTTTCGATGCGCTAATAACGGCACCTGTACACAAGGGCGTAATCAATGACGCCGGCATCGCCTTTACCGGCCATACCGAGTTTCTGGAAGAGATGACCGGCAGTCACAAGGTCGTGATGATGCTGGCCACTGAAGGACTGAAAGTCGCCCTGGCTACCACTCACCTGCCTCTTGCCGCCGTATCCGCCGCCATCACCCAACCGCTGTTGCGTGATGTCATTACGGTGCTGCTGCATGATCTCAAGCGGTCATTTGGCATCAAGCAGCCTCGCATACTGGTGGCCGGGCTCAACCCCCATGCCGGTGAGGGTGGCCACATGGGCCGCGAAGAGATCGATGTGATCGAGCCGATACTGGCGGAACTCAGACAGCACGGAGCTGATCTGGTGGGCCCCCTGCCCGCTGATACGCTGTTCACCGAACACCATCTCAAGGATGCCGATGCGGTGCTGGCCATGTATCATGATCAGGGACTGCCCGTCCTCAAGTACAAGGGATTCGGTCGAGCGGCCAACATCACACTGGGGTTACCGATCATCCGCACCTCGGTTGATCACGGTACGGCGCTTGACCTGGCCGGCACTGGGCTGGCCGACATTGGCAGCCTTCAGACCGCGCTGCGTTTTGCCCTCGACATGGCCCGCCATCAATCAGGTAACTGA